A genomic segment from Malaclemys terrapin pileata isolate rMalTer1 chromosome 1, rMalTer1.hap1, whole genome shotgun sequence encodes:
- the LOC128839858 gene encoding ribonuclease H-like, producing MGQERHIWYTDGSSMVVHGKKRIRYAAINLEEEVLKGYLDHGSAQHAELHAIYPVLKQYETENCPKTVYIYADSNYCVNGVQYWMFDWQRNNWKAADGKEIAYIDEWKWIYAWVTSHPNQLKIKHVKAHGKGSAAETV from the coding sequence ATGGGTCAGGAGAGACATATTTGGTACACCGATGGCAGTTCCATGGTGGTGCATGGTAAAAAGAGAATCAGATATGCAGCCATTAATTTAGAAGAAGAGGTACTAAAGGGGTATTTGGATCATGGCTCAGCACAACATGCTGAACTCCATGCCATATACCCAGTCCTAAAACAATATGaaacagagaactgccccaagaCTGTATACATCTATGCTGACAGCAATTACTGTGTAAATGGGGTGCAATATTGGATGTTTGATTGGCAGAGGAACAATTGGAAAGCCGCAGACGGGAAAGAGATAGCATATATAGATGAATGGAAATGGATTTATGCCTGGGTTACCTCTCATCCCAACCAGCTTAAAATCAAACATGTCAAGGCACATGGAAAAGGCTCTGCAGCTGAAACAGTATGA